One genomic region from Quercus robur chromosome 4, dhQueRobu3.1, whole genome shotgun sequence encodes:
- the LOC126721107 gene encoding uncharacterized protein LOC126721107 isoform X2, with the protein MAIRFGSMQGNFWRNTMKPFFDARCEDDSLSSINWVLNLARAAVLRHGVRGLVIDPYNELYHQCLVSHPIVSVEKFFLLGITDMPKSLACLCGHASMESSAKKKNYYFSN; encoded by the exons ATGGCCATAAG GTTCGGGAGCATGCAAGGAAACTTTTGGAGAAACACAATGAAGCCTTTCTTTGATGCAAG GTGTGAGGATGATTCCCTTTCAAGTATTAACTGGGTTCTTAATCTTGCAAGAGCAGCAGTTTTGAGGCATGGGGTGCGTGGACTTGTAATTGATCCTTACAATGAGCTCTATCATCAGTGTCTTGTAAGCCA TCCAATTGTTTCAGTGGAGAAATTTTTTCTGCTAGGAATCACGGATATGCCAAAAAGTCTAGCATGTCTGTGCGGACATGCATCCATGGAGtcttcagcaaaaaaaaaaaattattatttttctaattga
- the LOC126721107 gene encoding twinkle homolog protein, chloroplastic/mitochondrial-like isoform X3, which yields MAIRCCKLFGSMQGNFWRNTMKPFFDARCEDDSLSSINWVLNLARAAVLRHGVRGLVIDPYNELYHQCLVSQNHGYAKKSSMSVRTCIHGVFSKKKKLLFF from the exons ATGGCCATAAGGTGCTGTAAACT GTTCGGGAGCATGCAAGGAAACTTTTGGAGAAACACAATGAAGCCTTTCTTTGATGCAAG GTGTGAGGATGATTCCCTTTCAAGTATTAACTGGGTTCTTAATCTTGCAAGAGCAGCAGTTTTGAGGCATGGGGTGCGTGGACTTGTAATTGATCCTTACAATGAGCTCTATCATCAGTGTCTTGTAAGCCA GAATCACGGATATGCCAAAAAGTCTAGCATGTCTGTGCGGACATGCATCCATGGAGtcttcagcaaaaaaaaaaaattattatttttctaa
- the LOC126721107 gene encoding uncharacterized protein LOC126721107 isoform X4, with amino-acid sequence MAIRCCKLCEDDSLSSINWVLNLARAAVLRHGVRGLVIDPYNELYHQCLVSHPIVSVEKFFLLGITDMPKSLACLCGHASMESSAKKKNYYFSN; translated from the exons ATGGCCATAAGGTGCTGTAAACT GTGTGAGGATGATTCCCTTTCAAGTATTAACTGGGTTCTTAATCTTGCAAGAGCAGCAGTTTTGAGGCATGGGGTGCGTGGACTTGTAATTGATCCTTACAATGAGCTCTATCATCAGTGTCTTGTAAGCCA TCCAATTGTTTCAGTGGAGAAATTTTTTCTGCTAGGAATCACGGATATGCCAAAAAGTCTAGCATGTCTGTGCGGACATGCATCCATGGAGtcttcagcaaaaaaaaaaaattattatttttctaattga
- the LOC126721107 gene encoding uncharacterized protein LOC126721107 isoform X1 has translation MAIRCCKLFGSMQGNFWRNTMKPFFDARCEDDSLSSINWVLNLARAAVLRHGVRGLVIDPYNELYHQCLVSHPIVSVEKFFLLGITDMPKSLACLCGHASMESSAKKKNYYFSN, from the exons ATGGCCATAAGGTGCTGTAAACT GTTCGGGAGCATGCAAGGAAACTTTTGGAGAAACACAATGAAGCCTTTCTTTGATGCAAG GTGTGAGGATGATTCCCTTTCAAGTATTAACTGGGTTCTTAATCTTGCAAGAGCAGCAGTTTTGAGGCATGGGGTGCGTGGACTTGTAATTGATCCTTACAATGAGCTCTATCATCAGTGTCTTGTAAGCCA TCCAATTGTTTCAGTGGAGAAATTTTTTCTGCTAGGAATCACGGATATGCCAAAAAGTCTAGCATGTCTGTGCGGACATGCATCCATGGAGtcttcagcaaaaaaaaaaaattattatttttctaattga